The Pseudomonadota bacterium DNA window CACCACGGTAAATGACGTGGCGCTGGCGATTTGTGGTGGCGGTTTGCGCAAGTATCTGGAGGCCAAAAACGAATTACCGAAGCGTTCACTGGCGGCAATGGCTCCGATAAACGTGCGCACTCGCGACAAGCTCGGCACGGCGGGGAACCAAGTGTCGCAAATGACGGTGAGAGTGTGCAGTCATATCGAGGACCCCATTGAGCGATTGAAAGCCGTGAGTGAGGGAACGCGCCATGCCAAAGAGCTAACCAATGCAATTGGTGCCAAGAGTATGACCGACTACGCGCAGTTCATTCCCTCAACGTTAACCGCCTCGGCGGCACGCCTAGCGAGTCGGGCCGGCTTGGTTAACCGCATCAAACCCCTCTATAACTGTGTGATCACCAATGTGCCGGGCCCACAGGTGCCGCTGTATTTCACAGGGGCGCGTATGATTAGCTCGTTTGGCATGGGGCCGCCGATCGATGGTACGGGGTTGTTCCACGCCATCGGCAGTTATTGCGGTACGTTTAATATCGCGGTGTGCTGCTGCCGTGAAATGATGCCTGATCCGGCTTTTTACGCCGAATGTTTGCAAGCGTCGTTTGATGAACTCTACGCCGCGACACGCGATCTAGCGCCGGATGAAAAAAAGGCGGTTGCCTCTAAGCGTAAGAAGCGGGCCGCAGTCAAAAAACGCGCGAAGAAGAAAACGGCGCCAACGTCGGTAAGCACAAAGCGCGCGTCGACAACACGAACACGTGCGGCAAGTGAAGCGAATACGCCAGCGGCGCCGGCATCGAGTAAACGTGCGAGTGCCTCCGCCACGACCCGCACTCGAAAGAAGCCGGTCATCAAAAAGCGGGCGAAAAAAAGAACTCAGGCTCAATCCGATCGCAACGACTAATTGAGTTACCGAGAGTTAGGTCTATGAACGAATACCGCACGCATCGCCGACTGGGAGCGCTATGGCGCCGGTGATTGAGACACTACCGCTGCCGCCCGAGCAGTATTTGACCGCCAATGGCCTGCGCTTGGCGTATGAGGAGTTTGGCGCATCGAACGCCGAGCCGATTCTATTGATCATGGGTCTTGGTACGCAGATGATCGCGTGGCCAGATGAATTTTGCCAAGGTCTTGCTGACCTGGGTTATCGGGTGATTCGATTCGATAATCGCGATATTGGTCTGTCCGACAAAATTGAGGTTGCGGATCCGATTTCCATTGTGTCGTTGGCGCTGCGTGCGCGCCTCGGTTTGTCGGTCAAAGTGCCCTACACACTGCACGACATGGCCCAGGACAGCGTCGGCGTATTGGAGGCGTTACACCTTGACTCGGCTCATATCGTGGGCGCGTCGATGGGCGGCATGATCGGGCAGATCATCGCGGCCCGGCACAGTGACCGAGTGCGTACGCTCACTTCGATCATGTCGACTTCCGGCAATCCTCGCTTACCCGGAGCGCGGTGGCGCGCCACCCGTCAGCTCTTATCCAGACCCAAAAACGCCAGTGAGGAGCAGCTGCTGACTCATGCATTGCGCACGTGGTCGATCATCGGCAGCCCAGACTTTCGGCCCTCCGAACACGACCTGCGCCAGCGATTACTGCGCTCGATGCGTCGCTCAATGTATGCGCCCGGATACCGCCATCAGCTCGCCGCGATTATCGAAAATGGCGATCGGCGGGCGTTACTGAGTGAAATCCAAGCGGCAACGCTCGTGTTGCACGGTCGCGAAGACGTGTTGATTCCGGTTGAGGGCGGCATTGACACGGCCAATTGCATCGCGCAAGCAGAGCTGACGATTTACGAAGGCATGGGGCACGATTTGCCGCGCGAGTTGGTGCCACGGTTTATTCGGCGCATCGACACACATATCCGCTCAAACTAAAACGCACTCGCCAAATCAGCGAAGTGGCTGGCTCGGACCCTACCGATGATGGCGCGTAAACCGCCAGTAGCCGCATTTGATTGCCCGACAGCGCAAAAATCCGACGACGATTTTGCCGCTTGAGAGGCCAGCAATGGCAGGATTCGCGCATCCTTGATTCCCTGCGGTGTATACTCCTTGCTCTTATTATTGGCGTCACACAACGTGGCGGGTTACTGGGGACGAGATCACTGTGAGTAACGAGAAGAAATACGACATCGTAGTGTACGGGGCAACGAGTTTTGTTGGTCAGATATTGGCCAAATATATGCACGAGCAATTTGGCGACACAGCGTTAACGTACGCACTAGCAGGCCGATCACTCAGCAAGCTGGAGTCAGTGAAGGCCGAGCTTGGCACGCCGGATCGCGACGTGATTGTGGCCGATGCAGCCGATGAAGATGCGCTCACGGCCATGTGCGAAAACGCTCGCGTTGTGATTTCGACGGTGGGCCCGTACGCACTATACGGCGAACCACTGGTGAAGATTTGTGCGCAAACGGGCACCGACTATTGCGATCTGACCGGTGAAACACAATTTATCAAGCGCATGCAGGATCGCTACGCCGATTTAGCGGCTCAATCGGGCGCGCGCATTGTGCATTGCTGTGGGTTTGATTCGATTCCCTCTGATCTGGGCGTGCATTTTCTGCAAAACCGCGCAGTCGAACAATTTGGCAAAACCTGTCCCGATGTAAAAATGCGTGTGGCCGTTATGAAGGGGGCAGCGTCCGGCGGTACGATCGCGAGCATGGTCAATATTTTTAAGGAAATTAAGAAGGATAAGACTGTGCGCAAGGTGCTGGTCGATCCGTATGCGTTGTGTCCCCAGGGTCATGGTTTTACGGCTCGGCAGCACAACACCAAAATGGAATACGACGACGATGTCGAGAGTTGGTTAGCGCCGTTTGTCATGGCGGGTATCAACACGCGCATCGTTCATCGCTCAAATGCCCTGAGCGCTAAACGCTACGGCGATCAATTCTTATACGAAGAAGCCATGATGACCGGTAGCGGCAAGGCTGGGAAAAGCCGAGCGCGAAAAATGTTGTGGGGCTTGGGTGCGTTCATGGCGGGTGCATCGATGGGGCCGATACGCTGGATGTTAGAGCGTTTTATTTTGCCTAAGCCGGGCAGTGGACCGACCCCCGAGCAGCAGGTGAAGGGCAAATATGTACTGCTGTTTCGAGGCACAACCGAAGACGGCGACACGATAAAGACGCGTGTGACCGGTGACCAGGATCCGGGATACGGCTCAACCGCAAAAATGCTGGGACAGGCGGCCGCGTGCCTCGCTCAAGATGTGGCGACGGACACGCCGGGCGGCTTTTGGACCCCGGCAACACTGCTGGGCGACAAATTAATCGATCGCCTTGAATCGCACTCAGGCGTGACGTTTAAAGTCGACTGAACAGGCGAACTAACAGAGCGGGCGCCTAAGGTGCGCCCGCGCGTTACGCAGTGTATTTTGGTTAGGCTTGATAAGCCCAGTGCGGCGTGACATCACTCAAGCCAGCCATTCGCTTGACGACGCGCATCACCTGGCAGCTATAGCCAAATTCATTGTCGTACCACACATATAAGATTGCGCGATTATCCGAGACGATCGTGGCCTGCGCATCGACCACACAGGCTGCGCGCGATCCAACCAGGTCGGTCGACACGATTTCCTTAGACTGCGTGTAGTCGATCTGATGTTGCAGTTCGGAGAACAGCGACTGTTTGCGCAGGAAGTCATTCAAGTTTTCGCGATCGGTGTCTTTGTCGAGCGTGAGTGTAAGAATGGCGAGCGACACATTGGGCGTGGGCACGCGAATGGCGTTGCCCGTGAGTTTGCCGCCGAGTTCTGGATAGGCCTTAGCCACCGCGCTGGCGGCGCCGGTGCTCGTAATAACCATGTTGAGCGCTGCGCTTCGGCCTCGACGATCAGCTTTGTGATAGTTGTCAATAAGGTTCTGGTCATTTGTAAACGAATGAACCGATTCAACGTGGCCGTTCACAATGCCGAACTCTTCGTTTAGTGCTTTGAGCACCGGCGTAATAGCGTTGGTTGTGCAACTCGCCGCGGATAAGATGCTGTCGGACGCGTCGATTTGCGCATGGTTGACGCCGTAAACAATATTCTTGATGTCGCCTTTGCCCGGTGCCGTCAGGACGACTTTCTTCACCCCATTGGCCTTAAGATGCAGCCCAAGACCGTCGGGGTCCCGCCACTTACCGGTGTTATCGATCACAATGGCATTGGTGATCCCGTACTGTGTGTAGTCGATTTCGTCGGGGCTATTGGCGTAAATCATTTGAATGAACGCGCCGTTGGCTTTGATCGCATTACGCTCGTTATTCACAGTAATGCTGCCGTTGAACGGGCCGTGGATTGAATCACGACGCAAGAGACTCGCGCGTTTCTCCAGATCACCGTCCTTGCCGCCGCGCGTGACAATGGCCCGAAGTCGCAGCGAGTTGTTACGACCTTGGCGTTCGATGAGCAGTCGTGCCATCAGTCGACCGATGCGGCCAAACCCGTACAACACGATATCAACGGGTTCCCGTGTATCTGTTATGCCAACGATGTCTTTAAACACATCATCGAGATAGGCGTCAATCGCCGCGTCCGAGTCGTTTTCGTACTGGTAGTGATACGCGAGCTTGCCAAGATCGAGTTCGATAGGGGGCAGGGCTCGCTGGGCGATGGCCGCCAGTAGTGGATAGCTCTCGCGTAATCGCAGCTTTTGGCCCTTGTGTAGCCGCACGCTGCGGTGCGCCTTGATGATGTCAATCGCGCTGGCGCCAACGAGTGAGCGACCGAATACGGTGGTTTCCACCGACTGCTCACGGTACAGCTTGCCAACCAGTGGCTGCATGAGCTCGGCGTATTCCTGACGTTCCATCCAGCTATTGAGCAGTTGTTGTTCCAGTTCCTGATTCACGTTGGGGCCTCGTTTGTTTTTGAGTGTGCGGCTCGGATCGTTACGGTGGCCACTCTCGCTGCCACACGCTGTCATAATCGGCGCTCACTGCGGCGCGTGCCGACTTTGAGCGAGGCGTAGTGTAATGAAAAGCGCAAGCCTATCCAACCAACTGGCGCACGCATTCACACGTTTTTTTACCTTGTTGCGTTGATCTTGTGATGCCGGCCAAAATGGCAACGTTGTCATTTTCGGTATCGGGGTGCCGAAAGCCATTCAGGCGTGAGGCCCACGCGATTAGGCAAGAACCGTCTAATGATTGTCAGCGACTATCGATCGTGGTTGGTCCGCCCATTATGCGACGCATGCCGGTGGCAGCGCTGCGTCGAGTCGTCGCCTGATTCGTCCTCAATTTGGGAAAGGCCTGGTTCGATGGGGGTGACGGGTCATGACCGTTGGAACGGCGCGACAGACGAAGTGAATGTGCCTGAATTAAGCTAGAGTAACGTTTTTGTGGTCCGGTTCAGGCGTATGGAAAATCTCAGAAAGTTTTATATCGATGGCAAGTGGGTGACGCCGCATAGCGCGCAGTCGTTTGCGGTCACGAACCCGGCGACTGAGGAGATTATCGACACGATGATTCTGGGCGACCGGAAGGATGTTGACCGCGCGGTAGAGGCGGCGTTACGCGCGTTTTATTCGTTTAGTCAAACCACGAAAACGGATCGCCTCGACTTGCTTCAGGCGCTGTTGGTCGAGAGTCGCCGACGCATGGACGACATGGTTCAGGCGATGACCCTCGAAATGGGTGTACCGGTCACGTTCTCTCGAGAGATGCAGGCCGATGCGGCAATCGGTCATTTGGAGGGCTTTATCGAGGCCCACAAAGCGCAAGAGCTGCGTGAGGATCTGGGTAACGGCGATGTCATTGTGCGCGAACCCATCGGCGTTTGTGGTCTGATCACGCCTTGGAACTGGCCTATCAACCAGGTGGCGCTCAAGGTGATACCGGCGATTGCAACGGGCTGCAGCTGCATTTTAAAGCCGTCGGAATACACGCCGCTGTCGGCTGTCGTTTACGCTGAGATTATTGATGCGGCAGGCATTCCAGCGGGTGTATTTAACCTGGTCCAAGGCGATGGCCCCACCGTGGGTGCCGGGCTTGCGGCGCACCCCGATGTGCACATGATGTCGTTTACCGGATCGTCGCGTGCCGGCAAAGCCGTAATGAAAGCATCGGCCGATACGATAAAACGCGTCACGCTTGAGCTCGGTGGTAAATCTCCCGACCTGGTTTTTGCGGACTGTGATGTGCCGGTAAGAGTGCGCGATACGGTGCTGAATTGTTTTAGTAACACCGGTCAATCGTGTGATGCGCCGACACGCATGCTCGTGGAACGAAGCGTGTATGACCAAGCGGTAGCGATTGCGCGAGACACGGCGTTGTCTCAGCGTGTCGACGACCCGAATAAAGAAGGTGATCATCTGGGACCGTTATTTGATCAAATTCAGTACGACCGTGTTCAGCGGCTCATCCAGATTGGCCTTGATGAGGGCGCCAAACTCGTCGCAGGCGGCTTAGGACGACCGGATGGTTTCGATCGAGGCTGGTATGTTAAGCCGACTGTGTTCGCCGATGTGAACAACACCATGGAGATTGCCCAGGAGGAAATCTTCGGGCCAGTAATCGTCTTAATGCCGTTTGACTCCGAAGAGGAAGCGATCGAGATTGCCAACGACACGCCGTATGGGCTGGCTGCGTATATCGAATGCGGCGATCCAGCACGCGCCGAGCGAATTGCCGCTCGATTACGGGTTGGGGCCGTGCATATAAACGGCGCGGGCTACCAGTATGGATCACCGTTCGGTGGCTATCGTCAGTCTGGCAATGGTCGCGAAGGGGGAATGATGGGACTCGAGGACTATCAGGAGGTCAAGACGCTGCATATTGCGTAGCGGCGTAGTCCTATGGTTGCGTCCCGTGTGTGTGGATGTCACCCTCTTTTTCGCACTTTCGTGGAGTGAATATGACGCGAACCTACCCAACCCACTTTGGCGCACGGCCATGATGTCGTCGCATACCGACACACTCGCTGGCGTAGGTGGCGCTCTTCATTACCAAGACTGGCGACCCGATGGTGTCGTCCGCGCGGTGCTGGTGATCGTACATGGTGCGGCCGAGCATGGGGGGCGTTACGCGCCCCTTGCCGAACAGGCCGTGGCGCGCGGAATGGCGGTAGCGACAGTAGACCTGCCGGGACATGGTCAGTCCGACGGTGCCCGTTGCAGCGTCGCACATATGAATGTGTTTGTTGATGCTGTGCAACGTGCCGACGCAACGATTCGCCAACGCGTAAAAGACGCAATGGTGGACAGCGCCAGCGCAACACAACCGCCGTACTTCTTGCTCGGCCATAGTATGGGTGGACTGGTCGCGGCACTCCATTTGGAACAGTCGGAATCGATGTACGCAGGCGCGGTTTTTTCAGGTCCGGCATTGGCCCTTGAGCCGCCGCCGCCGCGCCTGCAGGTCGCCATTGTCAACCGATTGGCGAAGTGGCTGCCGACCCTGGGTGTGGTGCAGCTCGATGCGAATTTGGTTAGTCGCGATGAGCGTGTCGTGAAGCGGTATCGAGAGGATCCGCTTGTCTACGGCGGAAAGCTCACGGCGAGCCTTGTGGCGGCGATGTTTGCGGGCATGGCGCGTGCACAGGCTTCCTTGCCGATGCGTCGACTGCCGATCCTAGCGCTACATGGTGGGGCGGATGGGTTAGTGCCGCCCGCTGCTTCGGAGCTTCTCGTCGCTCGCGCAGGATCGGATGACATGACTCGGCGTGTGTACCCCGGGCTGTACCATGAGGTGTTCAACGAGCCCGAGGGCGCAACGATCATCGATGAGATGCTCGATTGGGTGGAAGCGCGTGCGTCAGGAAGCGCCACCTGAGACGGCGAGATACAAGAAATTGATGATCAATAGGATCGTGAACACATCAATAAGCCAGCCGTGATGACGATCGGTCATCTTGGTCAAGACGCGTTTGCCGAGCCAATTTCCCGGAACGGTAAACAGTCCAATGAGCACGCCCAGTATCAAACCATCGGTATCAATAAGCGCACCCGCGCTGAATACGGCGAGCTTCGCGGCGTTCATGACGAGCGTGATCACGGCCATCGTGCCGACAAAAGTCAGGCGATTCATGCCCGTACCCAACAAAAAGGGCGCCAGAAAGAAACCGGGTCCAATAACATTGCCTGCTAACATTCCCCAAATCGCGCTTGCACCGGCAAGGACTGGACGAGAGGTCTTGAGTTGGCGTGCGTTGGCCCAGCGTTTGACAGGCAATGAGCACGCCAAAAACAGGGCGAATACAAGCGCGATGGTAACCTCGCTGATACGCGTAAAGACCCAGGCCCCCAGGACGATGGTGGGCAATCCAAATAGCAGCACGAGCGTGGCCGTCGACCAATCGGTGGCGCGGCGGAACAATAAAACACGACTGCCGTGACTAAATAGCAGTGCACACGTCATCACCGGCACCGCGGCTTTAATTCCAATCGCATGCGCCAAAATCGCGGCCATCACCACGCCGCCGGCGAGTCCCACGCTCCCGTGGAGCACGCCCGTCAAAAACGCGGCGACGAATAGAACAATGAGTGTGAGCGTCGACAACTCTGCCATGGCGAGAGTATACCGTTGGCGACGCCTTGAAGCGTGTCGCTATGAGCCAGCACCATGCCGTCCGGGGTAAGGTGACGCGCTGTGTCCGTGGCGTGGTAGGCGTACACTGACGAACATGATCAACGGCAAGCGAAAGTAAACGGGCGTGGCAACACCGTCTTCCATCAAAGAAGTGGTCGAGAATGGTCTGTGCATCGGCTGCGGTCTGTGTGAAGCACTCAGCCACGGACGCGTGTCAATGCGCATGAGCGCGGTCGGAGGACTGCGCCCTCAACCGTTGGAAGCGTTTAGCGAGGTCGAAGAACAAACCGTGCTGGCGGCCTGTCCAGGAGCGGCCGTGGCGACGCGCGACGAACGCAGTGCTTATCACGATTCTGTCTGGGGCGGCTACGAATCGCTACTGACCGCCTGGGCTGTTGACCCGCTTGTTCGGTTCACCAGCGCAACGGGTGGCGTGCTAACTGCACTGGCACAACATCTTCTTGAGCAGGACGAGATTGCATTCGTGCTGCATGTGGGGGCGGATGCCGAGCGTCCGTTACGCAATCGCTGGGTTATGAGCGAGACAAAGGAGGATGTGATGGCGTTTAACGGTTCGCGATACGCGCCTGTTGCGCCGCTTGCCGGATTGGCGGTGGCGCTTGAGCGCGAAGAGCCCTTCGCGATCGTCGCCAAGCCCTGCGATCTGAACGCCGTGGCGGGGTTGGCGAAATACGATCAGCGTGTCGACGCGCTTTGCCGTTTTCGACTCGCGTTGGTATGCGGTGGGCAGTCTAGATTGAGTAAGACGCTGGACTTACTTGAGCGCTTTGATGTTCCTGCGGACGCGGTGAAAGAGGTGCGTTATCGCGGTAACGGCAATCCCGGTCCAACGCGGGTCACGACGCATGAAGGAATCGATCATTGCGTGAGCTATAACGACCTGTGGGCAGACGAATCAAGTTGGAACCTGGAGTCTCGATGCACGATTTGCCCGGACGCGTTGGGCGAAGCCGCCGACTGTGCTGCGCTCGACATATGGCCGGGAGGCGGTCCGACGGGGGAAGACGAAGGCTTTAATGGACTGGTCGTACGTTCATCCAGGGGTGCCAAGCTCCTGCAGTCGGCGTTCGACCACAAAGCGCTCGATCAAGGTGCGCCGTTGACCATCGACGAGCTTAATGACTGTCAGCCTCATCAGGTTCGAAAAAAGTACGCGTTGCGTGCGCGATTGCGCGCGCTGGAGGAAGCGGGTAAACCGGTGCCCGACACAACGGGCCTACGATTGACCGTTCTGAGCAAATACTTGAGTCCCGCGCAACGCGACGAAGTCAAGCAGGGCACTCGCGTGCGAATTCGGCGAGGACGGTTTACCGAGCGCGTCAAGAATGTTGATCCATAACGCCTGGCCTGGACCACCCCGATTTGCGCAGACGGGCCGACCCCGGCGGTCCAGCGAACGTCACATCGCCGATGAAATTGCGCGGAAACCGGGTCAAATTGCGCTCCTAAGCTGTTAAACATAATAAGCTTCTGGCGGGTTGGCTGGACGCTGGGTATAATGCTGCAACCGCACAAGGCCGTGCAATAATTCAAAAAACGAGGCGCGCCTATGCCAAAACAAACCCGACGTCAGCTCGATAAAGCCATGCACAATGCTCCCAGCTATGCCGCCTGGGTGCGAGCCGCCAAGGCGCATGATGAACGCTCGGGCAAAGCGCGCTGGCGGGAGAAAGTTAAGTCTCCGCTCTACGACTTCACGGCGATCCAGCGGCGACTGGAAGAACTTCGTGCGTTGCGCCAAAAGGGCGACCATCGCAATCTCCTCTACACCCTTAATCAGGGTATTCATGGCAACTTGGGCGGCATGGGCAGTAGCAAGCTGTATCGTCAGTCGCGATTTGGCACCAAGAACTTGGTGAATGATTACATCGATGAAGTGGTTGCTGCGCTTGAGCATATTGCGCAAACGCGCTCGCGCAGCATCACCTTTGCGGAGCGACTCGAGTTTTTTCGACGCGCAAACCACTGCTTTGGACAGTCCGCATTGATGTTGAGCGGTGGCGCAACGCTGTCGCATTTTCATGTTGGTGTGGCCAAAGCGCTCAGCGACGAATCGTTGCTGCCGTCGGTAATTTCAGGATCCAGCGGCGGCTCGCTTGTAGCAGCGGTGTTGGGGACGCATAGCGATGACGATTTGGACTATTTTTTCGAACCGTCGAACTTGGTGATGGAGGCCAAAACCGAGGCAGGCTGGATGCAGAACCTCCTGCCCTTCGTCGCGCCGCGAATGGATGTGCGCGACCTCGAGGAGGTGCTCGAGCGGGTGTTGCCCGATGTAACGTTTGCCGAGGCCTATGAGATCAGCGGACGCTACATTAATGTGTCGATCGCGCCATACGAACAGCATCAATCATCGCGGTTGATGAATGCCATCACCTCGCCAAACGTATATGTGCGCAAAGCCGTGATGGCGTCGTGCGCGATTCCAGGTGTGTTTCCAGCGGTAACCCTGGAAGCAAAAAGTGTGAAAACAGGAAAACGGCGCGCGTATTTGCCGCGGCGCAAATGGATTGACGGATCGATGAGTCAGGATATGCCAGTGAAGCGACTGTCGCGTTTATACGGCACAAACCACTACATCGCCAGTCAGGTGAATCCGCATGTATTGTGGTTTTTGCAGGACCCGAAAGGGCGCCAGAACTTGTGGACCACCGGATTCAATGCTGCTTTTCGAAGTTATCAAGAGTGGTTACGCGCGACTCAGCCTCTCACGCACAAACTGGTGCGTTCGTTTCCGCCCGTCGAGTATCTCTATCGCAGCTTTTACTCGGTGGCGACGCAGGAATACACCGGCGATATCACAATCACACCCCGCTCACGTTGGTTTAATCCGACGCGGTTGCTGACGCGATTGACGGAAAAAGAGCTGATGGCGCTGATCACCGAAGGCGAACAAGCGACCTATCCTAAAATTGAGATGGTGCGAAACTGCACGAAGATCAGTCGGGCACTAAAGCAGATACTGAATGATTATGAGCGTCGCGCACTGCGTGGTACTCACAAACAACAAGGCGCTAAGCTCGTTGCGGTGAAATAGTCCGCACGTCGTAATCCGCATCGTTCGTACCGACCCACGAAGATCCCCGCCCTTCGAATACGACGCCCAAGCCGTTCACGCCAACCGTCTCGTCCTCTATGACACGCTTACGGCGTGTTAATGACGACCGGATTGGCCACGGTGCGCACGCGCGTGTTGTCGATCACGGTGTCTTGGCAAAGTTGGCGCGCGACGACTTGTGGATCACGGAACACCTCGTCGAGCGTGTTGATCGGCCCAGCGGGCACGCCCTTGAGCGTCAGTAAATCAAGCCACACTTTCGCGGACTTAGTCACAAGCACATCGGTCATTCGGGCAGCCAGCTCGTCACGATGGATCACACGCGATGCGTTGTGGTCAAAGCGGCTGTCGTCTGCCCACGATGGTTGCTCAAGCACGTTGCATAATTGACTAAACTGAGCGTCGTTACCAACCGCGATGATGATGGGTTCCGATGCGGTGCTAAACACTTGGTATGGCGCAATGTTGGGATGCGTGTTGCCAATGCGCCCAGGCACGTCACCCCCATTGAGATAGTTCGCGGCTTGATTCGCCAGCATGGCCACCTGCACATCGAGCAGCGAGATATCGATATGGCAGCCGCGACCGGTAGTATCCCGTGACCGCAGTGCGGCGAGTATGGCGGTTGAGGCATGCAGTCCGGCGAATAGGTCGCTCACGGCCACGCCGGCGCGCATCGGCTCGCCCCCGTCACAATCGGGCGCACCCGTCACACTCATCAGCCCAGACAGGCCTTGGATAATGAAATCGAAACCGGGTTGATGGCGATAGGGACCCGTCTGTCCAAAGCCTGTGATTGAGCAATAGACGAGCGCAGGGTTGTCTTTCTTTACTGATGCATAGTCGAGACCGTAGCGCGTCAAGCTATCCACTTTGTAGTTTTCGATCAGCACATCCGCGTCAGCGGCGAGTGCCTTAACGATTTGCAATCCTTCGGGCGTTTTAAAGTCGGCGCGAATAATGCGCTTGCTGCGATTAGCGCAATAAAAATAGGCAGCATTATGCGCGTTGCGTTCTGTGTCGGCGACAAAGGGCGGTCCCCAACGGCGGGTGTCATCGCCGCGCGGATGTTCGACTTTGGTTACTTGGGCGCCGAAGTCTCCGAGCATCTGGGCGGCAAATGGGCCGGCCAGGATACGCGATAAATCCAGCACCTTAAGATCATTAAGCAAACCGGTGCGGGCGACACGATTCACGAATCCAGGCCGCCCATACACAGATACTTGATCTCCAGATAGTCATCCAAACCATATTTCGACCCTTCGCGACCCTGCCCGGATTCCTTGACGCCGCCAAACGGGGCCATTTCATTTGAGATCACGCCTTCGTTGATGCCGACGATCCCGTATTCGAGCTGTTCGCTGACGCGCCAGATGCGACCGATGTCACGGGCGTAAAAATAGCAGGCCAGACCAAATTCAGTGTCGTTCGCAAGCTGGATCGCTTCCTCTTCAGTATCGAATGTGAATATCGGCGCCACGGGTCCAAAGATCTCTTCTCGAAATACGCGCATCGACGTGGTTGTCTGCGTGAGAACCGTGGGCTCGATAAAACAACTTCCGGCAGGGTGAAGCGAGCCCCCACATTCGACTTTAGCGCCATGACTGACGGCATCCTCGATTAGCGCTAACACGCCTTGTGCTGCGCGATCGTGAATGAGGGGGCCGACTTGTGCGTTTTCATCGGTTCCTTCTCCTACAATCAATGCGCGCGCGGCGGCACTAAACCGTTTGACAAACTCATCGTGAATCGACGACTGCACGAGCAGTCGGTTCGCGCACACACAGGTTTGACCGGCATTGCGAAACTTACACAAAATCGCGCCGGCAACCGCCGCGTTCAAGTCCGCATCGTCAAAGACGATGAAGGGGGCGTTGCCGCCAAGTTCCATCGACGTGCGCTTCACGGTTGCGGCACATTCGGCCATAAGCTGTTTGCCCACCGGTGTCGAGCCGGTGAACGTCAGTTTACGCACCAGCGGATTGGCCGTGAACTCAGCGCCGATCTGTGCGGTGTGGCCGCTCACAACGTTGATGACGCCTGCAGGCACGCCGGCTCGCTCAGCAAGCTCCGTAAAGGCATACGCCGACAGCGGCGTTTCATTGGCAGGCTTGCACACCACGGTACAGCCAGCAGCGAGCGCGGGCGCGATTTTGCGCGTCAGCATGGCATTGGGAAAGTTCCAGGGTGTAATGCACGCCACCACACCAACCGGCTGTTTGATCACGACCAAGCGTTTGTCCGATCCTGGCGCCGGAATGGTATCGCCATACACGCGCTTGGCTTCTTCACTGAACCATTCGATGTAATTGGCGCCATAGGCAATCTCGCCGCGCGCTTCGGCGAGTGGCTTGCCCTGTTCGGCGGTAAGTATACGTGC harbors:
- a CDS encoding WS/DGAT domain-containing protein; the protein is VEGYPPGCFAILSKMHHAAIDGASGIEIASVIHDLDPSPASLPKMRPIETERMPSNLELLWRAQINTIKTPLRVVSVARNTLPGIAKFAAGMAAGRINRVSDLPRTRFNTNVTPHRVFDSVLFKLDDIKAVKRAIDGTTVNDVALAICGGGLRKYLEAKNELPKRSLAAMAPINVRTRDKLGTAGNQVSQMTVRVCSHIEDPIERLKAVSEGTRHAKELTNAIGAKSMTDYAQFIPSTLTASAARLASRAGLVNRIKPLYNCVITNVPGPQVPLYFTGARMISSFGMGPPIDGTGLFHAIGSYCGTFNIAVCCCREMMPDPAFYAECLQASFDELYAATRDLAPDEKKAVASKRKKRAAVKKRAKKKTAPTSVSTKRASTTRTRAASEANTPAAPASSKRASASATTRTRKKPVIKKRAKKRTQAQSDRND
- a CDS encoding alpha/beta hydrolase is translated as MAPVIETLPLPPEQYLTANGLRLAYEEFGASNAEPILLIMGLGTQMIAWPDEFCQGLADLGYRVIRFDNRDIGLSDKIEVADPISIVSLALRARLGLSVKVPYTLHDMAQDSVGVLEALHLDSAHIVGASMGGMIGQIIAARHSDRVRTLTSIMSTSGNPRLPGARWRATRQLLSRPKNASEEQLLTHALRTWSIIGSPDFRPSEHDLRQRLLRSMRRSMYAPGYRHQLAAIIENGDRRALLSEIQAATLVLHGREDVLIPVEGGIDTANCIAQAELTIYEGMGHDLPRELVPRFIRRIDTHIRSN
- a CDS encoding saccharopine dehydrogenase NADP-binding domain-containing protein, with amino-acid sequence MSNEKKYDIVVYGATSFVGQILAKYMHEQFGDTALTYALAGRSLSKLESVKAELGTPDRDVIVADAADEDALTAMCENARVVISTVGPYALYGEPLVKICAQTGTDYCDLTGETQFIKRMQDRYADLAAQSGARIVHCCGFDSIPSDLGVHFLQNRAVEQFGKTCPDVKMRVAVMKGAASGGTIASMVNIFKEIKKDKTVRKVLVDPYALCPQGHGFTARQHNTKMEYDDDVESWLAPFVMAGINTRIVHRSNALSAKRYGDQFLYEEAMMTGSGKAGKSRARKMLWGLGAFMAGASMGPIRWMLERFILPKPGSGPTPEQQVKGKYVLLFRGTTEDGDTIKTRVTGDQDPGYGSTAKMLGQAAACLAQDVATDTPGGFWTPATLLGDKLIDRLESHSGVTFKVD
- a CDS encoding glyceraldehyde-3-phosphate dehydrogenase — its product is MNQELEQQLLNSWMERQEYAELMQPLVGKLYREQSVETTVFGRSLVGASAIDIIKAHRSVRLHKGQKLRLRESYPLLAAIAQRALPPIELDLGKLAYHYQYENDSDAAIDAYLDDVFKDIVGITDTREPVDIVLYGFGRIGRLMARLLIERQGRNNSLRLRAIVTRGGKDGDLEKRASLLRRDSIHGPFNGSITVNNERNAIKANGAFIQMIYANSPDEIDYTQYGITNAIVIDNTGKWRDPDGLGLHLKANGVKKVVLTAPGKGDIKNIVYGVNHAQIDASDSILSAASCTTNAITPVLKALNEEFGIVNGHVESVHSFTNDQNLIDNYHKADRRGRSAALNMVITSTGAASAVAKAYPELGGKLTGNAIRVPTPNVSLAILTLTLDKDTDRENLNDFLRKQSLFSELQHQIDYTQSKEIVSTDLVGSRAACVVDAQATIVSDNRAILYVWYDNEFGYSCQVMRVVKRMAGLSDVTPHWAYQA